One Aegilops tauschii subsp. strangulata cultivar AL8/78 chromosome 7, Aet v6.0, whole genome shotgun sequence genomic window carries:
- the LOC109761568 gene encoding aspartyl protease family protein At5g10770 yields the protein MASASSPPLVALGVLLLLLSVSSAIAHGGGAHQERRRQRYMVAQTSHLMEPKSICSGLKVTPSANGTWVPLHRPYGPCSPSEGTPPPLVEMLRWDQARTDYVRRKATGEVDDVLHPARPHVDMMQVDFMLRGSFGIGSGSGGQAAIDEDDEDDPMVLSQTMAIDTTEDVPWIQCLPCPIPQCYPQRNAFFDPRRSSTGAPVRCGSRACRTLGGYANGCSKPNSTGDCLYRIEYSDHRLTLGTYMTDTLTISPSTTFLNFRFGCSHAVRGKFSAQASGTMSLGGGPQSLLSQTARAYGNAFSYCVPAPSAAGFLSIGGPADGDGGGGSGTFATTPLVRNANVINPTIYVVRLEGIEVAGRRLNVPPVVFSGGTVMDSSAIITQLPPTAYRALRLAFRNAMGAYKTRAPTGNLDTCFDFVGVTNVTVPAVSLVFDGGAVIELDLLAVLLDGCLAFAPVAADFALGFIGNVQQQTHEVLYDVAGGAVGFRRGAC from the exons ATGGCCAGTGCTTCTAGCCCGCCGCTAGTAGCACTCGGCGTGCTCCTCCTCCTCTTGTCCGTTAGTTCGGCCATTGCGCATGGCGGAGGAGCACATCAGGAACGCCGCCGGCAGCGCTACATGGTGGCGCAGACCAGCCACCTGATGGAGCCAAAATCCATCTGCTCTGGCCTCAAGG TGACTCCATCCGCGAATGGTACGTGGGTGCCGCTGCACCGGCCGTAcggcccgtgctcgccgtcggaGGGCACGCCGCCGCCCCTGGTCGAGATGCTCCGCTGGGACCAGGCCCGCACGGACTACGTCCGAAGGAAGGCCACCGGCGAGGTGGACGACGTGCTCCACCCGGCCAGGCCGCACGTGGACATGATGCAGGTGGACTTCATGCTCCGAGGGAGCTTCGGCATCGGCTCTGGCTCCGGCGGCCAGGCGGCgatcgacgaggacgacgaggacgACCCCATGGTCCTGTCACAGACCATGGCCATCGACACCACCGAGGACGTGCCGTGGATCCAGTGCCTCCCGTGCCCCATCCCCCAGTGCTACCCGCAGCGGAACGCCTTCTTCGATCCCCGCAG GTCGAGCACCGGCGCGCCCGTCCGCTGCGGCTCCCGCGCCTGCCGAACCCTCGGTGGCTACGCCAATGGCTGCTCCAAGCCCAACTCCACCGGAGACTGCCTGTACCGGATCGAGTACAGCGATCACCGGCTGACGCTCGGGACGTACATGACCGACACGCTGACCATCAGCCCCAGCACCACCTTCCTCAACTTCCGGTTCGGGTGCAGCCACGCCGTCCGCGGCAAGTTCAGCGCCCAGGCCTCCGGGACCATGTCGCTCGGCGGCGGGCCGCAGTCGCTCCTCTCGCAGACGGCCCGCGCCTACGGCAACGCCTTCTCCTACTGCGTCCCGGCGCCCAGCGCGGCCGGCTTCCTCTCCATCGGCGGGCcggccgacggcgacggcggcggcggctcgggcacaTTCGCGACCACGCCGCTGGTCAGGAACGCCAACGTCATCAACCCGACCATCTACGTGGTGCGGCTCGAGGGCATCGAGGTcgccgggcggcggctcaacgTGCCGCCGGTGGTTTTCTCCGGCGGGACGGTCATGGACTCGAGCGCCATCATCACGCAGCTGCCACCCACCGCGTACCGCGCGCTGCGGCTGGCGTTCAGGAACGCCATGGGGGCGTACAAGACGCGCGCCCCGACGGGGAACCTCGACACCTGCTTCGACTTCGTGGGAGTCACCAACGTGACGGTGCCCGCGGTCTCCCTGGTGTTCGACGGCGGCGCCGTCATCGAGCTTGACCTTCTCGCCGTCCTGCTGGACGGATGCCTCGCCTTCGCGCCCGTCGCCGCAGATTTCGCGCTCGGCTTCATCGGCAACGTGCAGCAGCAGACGCACGAGGTGCTCTATGACGTCGCCGGAGGGGCTGTGGGCTTCCGCCGTGGTGCGTGCTAG